The genomic window GCCCATGCGTTCGAACGGTTCGCCGGCCTTGCGCCCTGCAACCTGTGTCTGAAGCAGCGCGAGGTCTATTGGGGCGCCGTCGTCGTCGCTGTGCTGGCCACGGGTTGGACCCTGTTCAGCGGCGGACGCCGGGGCACGCCGCGCATCGCCGCCTTCCTGCTGGCGGCCGTGTTCGCGACAGGCGCCATCACGGCCATCTTCCACATGGGCGGCGAATACAAATGGTGGGCGCTGCCTGCGACCTGTTCGTCCGTCGGCGGCTCGGTCGATATGGACAGCCTGACAGCGCTGGCCATGGGCACGGGGCCGGTGACCAAGGTGATCGGCTGCGGCGATGTGGCCTGGAGCTGGCTGGGTCTGTCGATGGCAGGATGGAACGCGATCATCGCCTCGGCGCTTGCGGTGTTCAGCCTGTTGGCGGCGAAACGTCCAAAGGACGCCCGCGCGCCCCGGATCGAAAAGGCCTGATGCGATGAGCCACTCCATTCCCCTCCCTCGTCCCGGCCAAGGCGCTGACAAGGCGCGGATGGACGAAATC from Brevundimonas fontaquae includes these protein-coding regions:
- a CDS encoding disulfide bond formation protein B; protein product: MIDVYRLLTRWWTAFALAASLAMLGAAHAFERFAGLAPCNLCLKQREVYWGAVVVAVLATGWTLFSGGRRGTPRIAAFLLAAVFATGAITAIFHMGGEYKWWALPATCSSVGGSVDMDSLTALAMGTGPVTKVIGCGDVAWSWLGLSMAGWNAIIASALAVFSLLAAKRPKDARAPRIEKA